In the genome of Magnolia sinica isolate HGM2019 chromosome 2, MsV1, whole genome shotgun sequence, one region contains:
- the LOC131236955 gene encoding sugar transporter ERD6-like 5 isoform X1 — protein MEIGRDGGEDGNREALLAKDEQGEDGGSYIWVVVISTLVAVSGSYVFGSAVGYSSPAELGIMNDLGLSLAQYSLFGSILTIGAMIGAIMSGHIADFIGRRGSWQAMGISDIFCLAGWLAIFFSKAAWLLNLGRLSVGYGIGLLSYVVPVYIAEITPKNLRGGFTTVNQLMICCGVSLTFLLGTVVRWRILALIGIIPCLVQLLGLFFIPESPRWLAKMGKQNEFESALRILRGKDADISHEVDEIRDYMETIQSLQEARILDLFQRKYAHSVIVGVGLMVLQQFGGVNGIAFYASAIFVSAGFSSGSIGTIAMAAVQIPMTTLGVLLMDKSGRRPLLMVSAAGTCLGCFLVGVSFVLKVRDHEWLKALIPSVALVGVLVYTGSFSLGMGGIPWVIMSEIFPINMKGSAGSLVTLVNWLGSWIISYTFNFLLNWSSAGTFFIFASICGVTVLFVAKLVPETKNRTLEEIQASMNSFSIEPK, from the exons ATGGAGATTGGAAGAGACGGTGGGGAAGATGGTAATCGAGAGGCACTTCTAGCGAAAGATGAACAAGGAGAagatggtgggtcctacatatggGTGGTGGTGATCAGCACCTTAGTCGCGGTTTCAGGTTCTTATGTATTCGGATCCGCT GTTGGCTATTCGTCGCCAGCTGAGCTAGGAATCATGAATGACCTTGGCCTCAGTTTGGCtcag TACTCCCTCTTTGGCTCAATATTGACTATTGGGGCAATGATAGGTGCCATAATGAGTGGTCACATTGCAGATTTCATCGGTCGTAGAGGT TCCTGGCAGGCAATGGGAATATCAGACATTTTCTGCCTTGCTGGATGGCTTGCGATATTCTTTTCAAAG GCTGCTTGGTTGCTCAACCTTGGAAGGCTGTCTGTGGGATATGGAATCGGGCTTCTTTCTTATGTG GTTCCTGTGTACATAGCAGAAATAACACCCAAGAATCTTAGAGGGGGGTTTACAACAGTAAATCAG CTGATGATATGCTGTGGAGTGTCCCTTACCTTTCTCTTGGGAACAGTAGTTAGATGGCGTATCCTAGCACTGATTG GGATTATTCCATGCTTGGTGCAGCTTCTAGGCCTCTTCTTCATTCCTGAATCTCCAAGATGGCTG GCAAAGATGGGTAAGCAGAATGAATTTGAATCAGCATTGAGGATTCTTCGTGGGAAGGATGCAGATATTTCTCACGAAGTGGATGAAATTAGA GATTACATGGAAACCATCCAAAGCCTTCAAGAGGCCCGAATACTAGACTTATTTCAACGGAAATATGCTCATTCCGTCATT GTTGGAGTTGGGCTGATGGTGCTTCAGCAATTCGGGGGAGTGAACGGGATTGCTTTTTATGCAAGTGCGATTTTCGTCTCTGCAG GTTTCTCTTCGGGTAGTATTGGAACTATAGCAATGGCCGCAGTACAG ATTCCGATGACCACATTAGGCGTGCTTTTAATGGATAAGTCTGGAAGAAGACCACTTCTAATG GTTTCGGCAGCAGGGACATGCTTGGGTTGTTTCCTAGTCGGTgtatccttcgtcttgaaggtccGA GATCATGAATGGCTGAAGGCGCTGATTCCCTCTGTGGCCCTCGTCGGTGTACTG GTGTACACAGGATCCTTCTCATTAGGCATGGGTGGAATACCATGGGTGATAATGTCTGAG ATATTTCCCATAAACATGAAGGGCTCGGCAGGAAGCCTTGTGACACTAGTGAACTGGTTGGGTTCATGGATCATATCCTACACCTTCAACTTTCTATTGAACTGGAGCTCAGCAG GCACCTTCTTCATATTTGCTAGCATCTGTGGTGTAACCGTTCTGttcgtggcgaaactagttccaGAGACTAAGAATCGGACATTGGAAGAAATACAAGCATCTATGAATTCGTTCTCCATCGAACCCAAGTAA
- the LOC131236955 gene encoding sugar transporter ERD6-like 5 isoform X8 → MEIGRDGGEDGNREALLAKDEQGEDGGSYIWVVVISTLVAVSGSYVFGSAVGYSSPAELGIMNDLGLSLAQAAWLLNLGRLSVGYGIGLLSYVVPVYIAEITPKNLRGGFTTVNQLMICCGVSLTFLLGTVVRWRILALIGIIPCLVQLLGLFFIPESPRWLAKMGKQNEFESALRILRGKDADISHEVDEIRDYMETIQSLQEARILDLFQRKYAHSVIVGVGLMVLQQFGGVNGIAFYASAIFVSAGFSSGSIGTIAMAAVQIPMTTLGVLLMDKSGRRPLLMVSAAGTCLGCFLVGVSFVLKVRDHEWLKALIPSVALVGVLVYTGSFSLGMGGIPWVIMSEIFPINMKGSAGSLVTLVNWLGSWIISYTFNFLLNWSSAGTFFIFASICGVTVLFVAKLVPETKNRTLEEIQASMNSFSIEPK, encoded by the exons ATGGAGATTGGAAGAGACGGTGGGGAAGATGGTAATCGAGAGGCACTTCTAGCGAAAGATGAACAAGGAGAagatggtgggtcctacatatggGTGGTGGTGATCAGCACCTTAGTCGCGGTTTCAGGTTCTTATGTATTCGGATCCGCT GTTGGCTATTCGTCGCCAGCTGAGCTAGGAATCATGAATGACCTTGGCCTCAGTTTGGCtcag GCTGCTTGGTTGCTCAACCTTGGAAGGCTGTCTGTGGGATATGGAATCGGGCTTCTTTCTTATGTG GTTCCTGTGTACATAGCAGAAATAACACCCAAGAATCTTAGAGGGGGGTTTACAACAGTAAATCAG CTGATGATATGCTGTGGAGTGTCCCTTACCTTTCTCTTGGGAACAGTAGTTAGATGGCGTATCCTAGCACTGATTG GGATTATTCCATGCTTGGTGCAGCTTCTAGGCCTCTTCTTCATTCCTGAATCTCCAAGATGGCTG GCAAAGATGGGTAAGCAGAATGAATTTGAATCAGCATTGAGGATTCTTCGTGGGAAGGATGCAGATATTTCTCACGAAGTGGATGAAATTAGA GATTACATGGAAACCATCCAAAGCCTTCAAGAGGCCCGAATACTAGACTTATTTCAACGGAAATATGCTCATTCCGTCATT GTTGGAGTTGGGCTGATGGTGCTTCAGCAATTCGGGGGAGTGAACGGGATTGCTTTTTATGCAAGTGCGATTTTCGTCTCTGCAG GTTTCTCTTCGGGTAGTATTGGAACTATAGCAATGGCCGCAGTACAG ATTCCGATGACCACATTAGGCGTGCTTTTAATGGATAAGTCTGGAAGAAGACCACTTCTAATG GTTTCGGCAGCAGGGACATGCTTGGGTTGTTTCCTAGTCGGTgtatccttcgtcttgaaggtccGA GATCATGAATGGCTGAAGGCGCTGATTCCCTCTGTGGCCCTCGTCGGTGTACTG GTGTACACAGGATCCTTCTCATTAGGCATGGGTGGAATACCATGGGTGATAATGTCTGAG ATATTTCCCATAAACATGAAGGGCTCGGCAGGAAGCCTTGTGACACTAGTGAACTGGTTGGGTTCATGGATCATATCCTACACCTTCAACTTTCTATTGAACTGGAGCTCAGCAG GCACCTTCTTCATATTTGCTAGCATCTGTGGTGTAACCGTTCTGttcgtggcgaaactagttccaGAGACTAAGAATCGGACATTGGAAGAAATACAAGCATCTATGAATTCGTTCTCCATCGAACCCAAGTAA
- the LOC131236955 gene encoding sugar transporter ERD6-like 5 isoform X3 translates to MEIGRDGGEDGNREALLAKDEQGEDGGSYIWVVVISTLVAVSGSYVFGSAVGYSSPAELGIMNDLGLSLAQYSLFGSILTIGAMIGAIMSGHIADFIGRRGAMGISDIFCLAGWLAIFFSKAAWLLNLGRLSVGYGIGLLSYVVPVYIAEITPKNLRGGFTTVNQLMICCGVSLTFLLGTVVRWRILALIGIIPCLVQLLGLFFIPESPRWLAKMGKQNEFESALRILRGKDADISHEVDEIRDYMETIQSLQEARILDLFQRKYAHSVIVGVGLMVLQQFGGVNGIAFYASAIFVSAGFSSGSIGTIAMAAVQIPMTTLGVLLMDKSGRRPLLMVSAAGTCLGCFLVGVSFVLKVRDHEWLKALIPSVALVGVLVYTGSFSLGMGGIPWVIMSEIFPINMKGSAGSLVTLVNWLGSWIISYTFNFLLNWSSAGTFFIFASICGVTVLFVAKLVPETKNRTLEEIQASMNSFSIEPK, encoded by the exons ATGGAGATTGGAAGAGACGGTGGGGAAGATGGTAATCGAGAGGCACTTCTAGCGAAAGATGAACAAGGAGAagatggtgggtcctacatatggGTGGTGGTGATCAGCACCTTAGTCGCGGTTTCAGGTTCTTATGTATTCGGATCCGCT GTTGGCTATTCGTCGCCAGCTGAGCTAGGAATCATGAATGACCTTGGCCTCAGTTTGGCtcag TACTCCCTCTTTGGCTCAATATTGACTATTGGGGCAATGATAGGTGCCATAATGAGTGGTCACATTGCAGATTTCATCGGTCGTAGAGGT GCAATGGGAATATCAGACATTTTCTGCCTTGCTGGATGGCTTGCGATATTCTTTTCAAAG GCTGCTTGGTTGCTCAACCTTGGAAGGCTGTCTGTGGGATATGGAATCGGGCTTCTTTCTTATGTG GTTCCTGTGTACATAGCAGAAATAACACCCAAGAATCTTAGAGGGGGGTTTACAACAGTAAATCAG CTGATGATATGCTGTGGAGTGTCCCTTACCTTTCTCTTGGGAACAGTAGTTAGATGGCGTATCCTAGCACTGATTG GGATTATTCCATGCTTGGTGCAGCTTCTAGGCCTCTTCTTCATTCCTGAATCTCCAAGATGGCTG GCAAAGATGGGTAAGCAGAATGAATTTGAATCAGCATTGAGGATTCTTCGTGGGAAGGATGCAGATATTTCTCACGAAGTGGATGAAATTAGA GATTACATGGAAACCATCCAAAGCCTTCAAGAGGCCCGAATACTAGACTTATTTCAACGGAAATATGCTCATTCCGTCATT GTTGGAGTTGGGCTGATGGTGCTTCAGCAATTCGGGGGAGTGAACGGGATTGCTTTTTATGCAAGTGCGATTTTCGTCTCTGCAG GTTTCTCTTCGGGTAGTATTGGAACTATAGCAATGGCCGCAGTACAG ATTCCGATGACCACATTAGGCGTGCTTTTAATGGATAAGTCTGGAAGAAGACCACTTCTAATG GTTTCGGCAGCAGGGACATGCTTGGGTTGTTTCCTAGTCGGTgtatccttcgtcttgaaggtccGA GATCATGAATGGCTGAAGGCGCTGATTCCCTCTGTGGCCCTCGTCGGTGTACTG GTGTACACAGGATCCTTCTCATTAGGCATGGGTGGAATACCATGGGTGATAATGTCTGAG ATATTTCCCATAAACATGAAGGGCTCGGCAGGAAGCCTTGTGACACTAGTGAACTGGTTGGGTTCATGGATCATATCCTACACCTTCAACTTTCTATTGAACTGGAGCTCAGCAG GCACCTTCTTCATATTTGCTAGCATCTGTGGTGTAACCGTTCTGttcgtggcgaaactagttccaGAGACTAAGAATCGGACATTGGAAGAAATACAAGCATCTATGAATTCGTTCTCCATCGAACCCAAGTAA
- the LOC131236955 gene encoding sugar transporter ERD6-like 5 isoform X4, which translates to MEIGRDGGEDGNREALLAKDEQGEDGGSYIWVVVISTLVAVSGSYVFGSAVGYSSPAELGIMNDLGLSLAQYSLFGSILTIGAMIGAIMSGHIADFIGRRGAMGISDIFCLAGWLAIFFSKAAWLLNLGRLSVGYGIGLLSYVVPVYIAEITPKNLRGGFTTVNQLMICCGVSLTFLLGTVVRWRILALIGIIPCLVQLLGLFFIPESPRWLAKMGKQNEFESALRILRGKDADISHEVDEIRDYMETIQSLQEARILDLFQRKYAHSVIVGVGLMVLQQFGGVNGIAFYASAIFVSAGFSSGSIGTIAMAAVQIPMTTLGVLLMDKSGRRPLLMVSAAGTCLGCFLVGVSFVLKDHEWLKALIPSVALVGVLVYTGSFSLGMGGIPWVIMSEIFPINMKGSAGSLVTLVNWLGSWIISYTFNFLLNWSSAGTFFIFASICGVTVLFVAKLVPETKNRTLEEIQASMNSFSIEPK; encoded by the exons ATGGAGATTGGAAGAGACGGTGGGGAAGATGGTAATCGAGAGGCACTTCTAGCGAAAGATGAACAAGGAGAagatggtgggtcctacatatggGTGGTGGTGATCAGCACCTTAGTCGCGGTTTCAGGTTCTTATGTATTCGGATCCGCT GTTGGCTATTCGTCGCCAGCTGAGCTAGGAATCATGAATGACCTTGGCCTCAGTTTGGCtcag TACTCCCTCTTTGGCTCAATATTGACTATTGGGGCAATGATAGGTGCCATAATGAGTGGTCACATTGCAGATTTCATCGGTCGTAGAGGT GCAATGGGAATATCAGACATTTTCTGCCTTGCTGGATGGCTTGCGATATTCTTTTCAAAG GCTGCTTGGTTGCTCAACCTTGGAAGGCTGTCTGTGGGATATGGAATCGGGCTTCTTTCTTATGTG GTTCCTGTGTACATAGCAGAAATAACACCCAAGAATCTTAGAGGGGGGTTTACAACAGTAAATCAG CTGATGATATGCTGTGGAGTGTCCCTTACCTTTCTCTTGGGAACAGTAGTTAGATGGCGTATCCTAGCACTGATTG GGATTATTCCATGCTTGGTGCAGCTTCTAGGCCTCTTCTTCATTCCTGAATCTCCAAGATGGCTG GCAAAGATGGGTAAGCAGAATGAATTTGAATCAGCATTGAGGATTCTTCGTGGGAAGGATGCAGATATTTCTCACGAAGTGGATGAAATTAGA GATTACATGGAAACCATCCAAAGCCTTCAAGAGGCCCGAATACTAGACTTATTTCAACGGAAATATGCTCATTCCGTCATT GTTGGAGTTGGGCTGATGGTGCTTCAGCAATTCGGGGGAGTGAACGGGATTGCTTTTTATGCAAGTGCGATTTTCGTCTCTGCAG GTTTCTCTTCGGGTAGTATTGGAACTATAGCAATGGCCGCAGTACAG ATTCCGATGACCACATTAGGCGTGCTTTTAATGGATAAGTCTGGAAGAAGACCACTTCTAATG GTTTCGGCAGCAGGGACATGCTTGGGTTGTTTCCTAGTCGGTgtatccttcgtcttgaag GATCATGAATGGCTGAAGGCGCTGATTCCCTCTGTGGCCCTCGTCGGTGTACTG GTGTACACAGGATCCTTCTCATTAGGCATGGGTGGAATACCATGGGTGATAATGTCTGAG ATATTTCCCATAAACATGAAGGGCTCGGCAGGAAGCCTTGTGACACTAGTGAACTGGTTGGGTTCATGGATCATATCCTACACCTTCAACTTTCTATTGAACTGGAGCTCAGCAG GCACCTTCTTCATATTTGCTAGCATCTGTGGTGTAACCGTTCTGttcgtggcgaaactagttccaGAGACTAAGAATCGGACATTGGAAGAAATACAAGCATCTATGAATTCGTTCTCCATCGAACCCAAGTAA
- the LOC131236955 gene encoding sugar transporter ERD6-like 5 isoform X10 — MEIGRDGGEDGNREALLAKDEQGEDGGSYIWVVVISTLVAVSGSYVFGSAVGYSSPAELGIMNDLGLSLAQYSLFGSILTIGAMIGAIMSGHIADFIGRRGSWQAMGISDIFCLAGWLAIFFSKAAWLLNLGRLSVGYGIGLLSYVVPVYIAEITPKNLRGGFTTVNQLMICCGVSLTFLLGTVVRWRILALIGIIPCLVQLLGLFFIPESPRWLAKMGKQNEFESALRILRGKDADISHEVDEIRDYMETIQSLQEARILDLFQRKYAHSVIVGVGLMVLQQFGGVNGIAFYASAIFVSAGFSSGSIGTIAMAAVQIPMTTLGVLLMDKSGRRPLLMVSAAGTCLGCFLVGVSFVLKVRDHEWLKALIPSVALVGVLDPSH; from the exons ATGGAGATTGGAAGAGACGGTGGGGAAGATGGTAATCGAGAGGCACTTCTAGCGAAAGATGAACAAGGAGAagatggtgggtcctacatatggGTGGTGGTGATCAGCACCTTAGTCGCGGTTTCAGGTTCTTATGTATTCGGATCCGCT GTTGGCTATTCGTCGCCAGCTGAGCTAGGAATCATGAATGACCTTGGCCTCAGTTTGGCtcag TACTCCCTCTTTGGCTCAATATTGACTATTGGGGCAATGATAGGTGCCATAATGAGTGGTCACATTGCAGATTTCATCGGTCGTAGAGGT TCCTGGCAGGCAATGGGAATATCAGACATTTTCTGCCTTGCTGGATGGCTTGCGATATTCTTTTCAAAG GCTGCTTGGTTGCTCAACCTTGGAAGGCTGTCTGTGGGATATGGAATCGGGCTTCTTTCTTATGTG GTTCCTGTGTACATAGCAGAAATAACACCCAAGAATCTTAGAGGGGGGTTTACAACAGTAAATCAG CTGATGATATGCTGTGGAGTGTCCCTTACCTTTCTCTTGGGAACAGTAGTTAGATGGCGTATCCTAGCACTGATTG GGATTATTCCATGCTTGGTGCAGCTTCTAGGCCTCTTCTTCATTCCTGAATCTCCAAGATGGCTG GCAAAGATGGGTAAGCAGAATGAATTTGAATCAGCATTGAGGATTCTTCGTGGGAAGGATGCAGATATTTCTCACGAAGTGGATGAAATTAGA GATTACATGGAAACCATCCAAAGCCTTCAAGAGGCCCGAATACTAGACTTATTTCAACGGAAATATGCTCATTCCGTCATT GTTGGAGTTGGGCTGATGGTGCTTCAGCAATTCGGGGGAGTGAACGGGATTGCTTTTTATGCAAGTGCGATTTTCGTCTCTGCAG GTTTCTCTTCGGGTAGTATTGGAACTATAGCAATGGCCGCAGTACAG ATTCCGATGACCACATTAGGCGTGCTTTTAATGGATAAGTCTGGAAGAAGACCACTTCTAATG GTTTCGGCAGCAGGGACATGCTTGGGTTGTTTCCTAGTCGGTgtatccttcgtcttgaaggtccGA GATCATGAATGGCTGAAGGCGCTGATTCCCTCTGTGGCCCTCGTCGGTGTACTG GATCCTTCTCATTAG
- the LOC131236955 gene encoding sugar transporter ERD6-like 5 isoform X5, with protein sequence MEIGRDGGEDGNREALLAKDEQGEDGGSYIWVVVISTLVAVSGSYVFGSAVGYSSPAELGIMNDLGLSLAQYSLFGSILTIGAMIGAIMSGHIADFIGRRGSWQAMGISDIFCLAGWLAIFFSKAAWLLNLGRLSVGYGIGLLSYVVPVYIAEITPKNLRGGFTTVNQLMICCGVSLTFLLGTVVRWRILALIGIIPCLVQLLGLFFIPESPRWLAKMGKQNEFESALRILRGKDADISHEVDEIRDYMETIQSLQEARILDLFQRKYAHSVIVGVGLMVLQQFGGVNGIAFYASAIFVSAGFSSGSIGTIAMAAVQIPMTTLGVLLMDKSGRRPLLMVSAAGTCLGCFLVGVSFVLKVRDHEWLKALIPSVALVGVLIFPINMKGSAGSLVTLVNWLGSWIISYTFNFLLNWSSAGTFFIFASICGVTVLFVAKLVPETKNRTLEEIQASMNSFSIEPK encoded by the exons ATGGAGATTGGAAGAGACGGTGGGGAAGATGGTAATCGAGAGGCACTTCTAGCGAAAGATGAACAAGGAGAagatggtgggtcctacatatggGTGGTGGTGATCAGCACCTTAGTCGCGGTTTCAGGTTCTTATGTATTCGGATCCGCT GTTGGCTATTCGTCGCCAGCTGAGCTAGGAATCATGAATGACCTTGGCCTCAGTTTGGCtcag TACTCCCTCTTTGGCTCAATATTGACTATTGGGGCAATGATAGGTGCCATAATGAGTGGTCACATTGCAGATTTCATCGGTCGTAGAGGT TCCTGGCAGGCAATGGGAATATCAGACATTTTCTGCCTTGCTGGATGGCTTGCGATATTCTTTTCAAAG GCTGCTTGGTTGCTCAACCTTGGAAGGCTGTCTGTGGGATATGGAATCGGGCTTCTTTCTTATGTG GTTCCTGTGTACATAGCAGAAATAACACCCAAGAATCTTAGAGGGGGGTTTACAACAGTAAATCAG CTGATGATATGCTGTGGAGTGTCCCTTACCTTTCTCTTGGGAACAGTAGTTAGATGGCGTATCCTAGCACTGATTG GGATTATTCCATGCTTGGTGCAGCTTCTAGGCCTCTTCTTCATTCCTGAATCTCCAAGATGGCTG GCAAAGATGGGTAAGCAGAATGAATTTGAATCAGCATTGAGGATTCTTCGTGGGAAGGATGCAGATATTTCTCACGAAGTGGATGAAATTAGA GATTACATGGAAACCATCCAAAGCCTTCAAGAGGCCCGAATACTAGACTTATTTCAACGGAAATATGCTCATTCCGTCATT GTTGGAGTTGGGCTGATGGTGCTTCAGCAATTCGGGGGAGTGAACGGGATTGCTTTTTATGCAAGTGCGATTTTCGTCTCTGCAG GTTTCTCTTCGGGTAGTATTGGAACTATAGCAATGGCCGCAGTACAG ATTCCGATGACCACATTAGGCGTGCTTTTAATGGATAAGTCTGGAAGAAGACCACTTCTAATG GTTTCGGCAGCAGGGACATGCTTGGGTTGTTTCCTAGTCGGTgtatccttcgtcttgaaggtccGA GATCATGAATGGCTGAAGGCGCTGATTCCCTCTGTGGCCCTCGTCGGTGTACTG ATATTTCCCATAAACATGAAGGGCTCGGCAGGAAGCCTTGTGACACTAGTGAACTGGTTGGGTTCATGGATCATATCCTACACCTTCAACTTTCTATTGAACTGGAGCTCAGCAG GCACCTTCTTCATATTTGCTAGCATCTGTGGTGTAACCGTTCTGttcgtggcgaaactagttccaGAGACTAAGAATCGGACATTGGAAGAAATACAAGCATCTATGAATTCGTTCTCCATCGAACCCAAGTAA
- the LOC131236955 gene encoding sugar transporter ERD6-like 5 isoform X2: protein MEIGRDGGEDGNREALLAKDEQGEDGGSYIWVVVISTLVAVSGSYVFGSAVGYSSPAELGIMNDLGLSLAQYSLFGSILTIGAMIGAIMSGHIADFIGRRGSWQAMGISDIFCLAGWLAIFFSKAAWLLNLGRLSVGYGIGLLSYVVPVYIAEITPKNLRGGFTTVNQLMICCGVSLTFLLGTVVRWRILALIGIIPCLVQLLGLFFIPESPRWLAKMGKQNEFESALRILRGKDADISHEVDEIRDYMETIQSLQEARILDLFQRKYAHSVIVGVGLMVLQQFGGVNGIAFYASAIFVSAGFSSGSIGTIAMAAVQIPMTTLGVLLMDKSGRRPLLMVSAAGTCLGCFLVGVSFVLKDHEWLKALIPSVALVGVLVYTGSFSLGMGGIPWVIMSEIFPINMKGSAGSLVTLVNWLGSWIISYTFNFLLNWSSAGTFFIFASICGVTVLFVAKLVPETKNRTLEEIQASMNSFSIEPK from the exons ATGGAGATTGGAAGAGACGGTGGGGAAGATGGTAATCGAGAGGCACTTCTAGCGAAAGATGAACAAGGAGAagatggtgggtcctacatatggGTGGTGGTGATCAGCACCTTAGTCGCGGTTTCAGGTTCTTATGTATTCGGATCCGCT GTTGGCTATTCGTCGCCAGCTGAGCTAGGAATCATGAATGACCTTGGCCTCAGTTTGGCtcag TACTCCCTCTTTGGCTCAATATTGACTATTGGGGCAATGATAGGTGCCATAATGAGTGGTCACATTGCAGATTTCATCGGTCGTAGAGGT TCCTGGCAGGCAATGGGAATATCAGACATTTTCTGCCTTGCTGGATGGCTTGCGATATTCTTTTCAAAG GCTGCTTGGTTGCTCAACCTTGGAAGGCTGTCTGTGGGATATGGAATCGGGCTTCTTTCTTATGTG GTTCCTGTGTACATAGCAGAAATAACACCCAAGAATCTTAGAGGGGGGTTTACAACAGTAAATCAG CTGATGATATGCTGTGGAGTGTCCCTTACCTTTCTCTTGGGAACAGTAGTTAGATGGCGTATCCTAGCACTGATTG GGATTATTCCATGCTTGGTGCAGCTTCTAGGCCTCTTCTTCATTCCTGAATCTCCAAGATGGCTG GCAAAGATGGGTAAGCAGAATGAATTTGAATCAGCATTGAGGATTCTTCGTGGGAAGGATGCAGATATTTCTCACGAAGTGGATGAAATTAGA GATTACATGGAAACCATCCAAAGCCTTCAAGAGGCCCGAATACTAGACTTATTTCAACGGAAATATGCTCATTCCGTCATT GTTGGAGTTGGGCTGATGGTGCTTCAGCAATTCGGGGGAGTGAACGGGATTGCTTTTTATGCAAGTGCGATTTTCGTCTCTGCAG GTTTCTCTTCGGGTAGTATTGGAACTATAGCAATGGCCGCAGTACAG ATTCCGATGACCACATTAGGCGTGCTTTTAATGGATAAGTCTGGAAGAAGACCACTTCTAATG GTTTCGGCAGCAGGGACATGCTTGGGTTGTTTCCTAGTCGGTgtatccttcgtcttgaag GATCATGAATGGCTGAAGGCGCTGATTCCCTCTGTGGCCCTCGTCGGTGTACTG GTGTACACAGGATCCTTCTCATTAGGCATGGGTGGAATACCATGGGTGATAATGTCTGAG ATATTTCCCATAAACATGAAGGGCTCGGCAGGAAGCCTTGTGACACTAGTGAACTGGTTGGGTTCATGGATCATATCCTACACCTTCAACTTTCTATTGAACTGGAGCTCAGCAG GCACCTTCTTCATATTTGCTAGCATCTGTGGTGTAACCGTTCTGttcgtggcgaaactagttccaGAGACTAAGAATCGGACATTGGAAGAAATACAAGCATCTATGAATTCGTTCTCCATCGAACCCAAGTAA